The genome window TAGCCAGAACCAACTCGGAACTTTTTACCGGAAAAGTGGTCAGCACTTCGATCGTACCGCTTCGCTTTTCCTCGGACCACGCCGCCATTGTCGAGGCCGGCAAGAAAAACATAAAAATAACCGGCAACAGGTCAAAAAATTCCCTCATCGAGGCCTGCGCGCTAAGAAAAAAAGTCTGAATAAAAAGCCATCCGCTGATAACCAAAAATACCGAGATCACCACATAACCCAGAGGCGATATGAAATAAGAATTCAGCTCTTTTTTTACCAAAGTAAGAACCCTGCTCATTAATTTTTGGTTAGATTGATAAACACATCTTCGAGATCCGTTTGTTTGCGCACGAAATCCAAAAGGCCGGCTCCTTCCCCGACTACCAGGCTCGCAACATCTTTCCTGATATCATTTTCCACGCTTGTCTCAACAACTATTTTATTTCCTTCGGACTTTACTTTTTTAACCCCGTTGAGAGATTTAAGCTTGGCAATGAGTTCAGGGGTTATTTTTTCCACTTCAATATTAATGATCGTTTTTCCTTTTTCCTCTTTTATCAGATCTTCCGGCGTGCCATCAGCCACAATGCGCCCTTTATTGATGATCAAAACCCTGGAGCAAGTCGCCTGAACCTCGCTCAACACATGGCTCGAAAGTATTACGGTTTTTGACTTGCCTATTTCTTTGATCAGATCCCTGATCTCGATCCTTTGATTGGGATCAAGTCCCGTAGTCGGCTCGTCCAGGATCACGATTTTCGGATCGTGGATCAAGGCCTGGGCGATCCCCGTGCGCTGGCGATAGCCTTTGGAAAGAGTGGAAATCTCGGAATTTTTCTTTTCCTTGAGCCCGCATTTTTTTAATACATACAAGATCCTTTCATCCAGATCGTTCTCCGGAATGCCCTGCATCTTGCCGACGAATTCCAAATATTCCCTTACGGTCAAATCCTCATAGAGTGGAGCGTGTTCGGGAAGATACCCGATCTTGCTTTTGATATTCTCGTGATTGGTGAAATCGCTTATATCCAAGCCATCGATCAAAACCTCTCCGTCATCCGCTTTAAGAAAAGTGACTAAAATCCTCAAAAGAGTGGTCTTGCCCGCGCCGTTCGGCCCGAGAATTCCGACAACTTCGCCTTCTTTCATTTCAAAAGAAACGCCATTGAGCGCCGCCACTTCCCCGTATTTTTTGACCAAGCTTTCTACTTTTATCATAATTATCGAAAAAGAAAAACCGCGTTTATTAAATTCGTTAATATAATAAACTACGATTTGTAGTTACTGTATCAATTTTATAACAGGTTTTTATTTTGGTCAAGAGATACGGCGCCAACGATCATAATTTGGCCAAAAAAAATACGGGTCTTAACTGTTCAGCAGTCAATTCCCGCAATATGATATGGGTAAATTATTACCCCAATTTCAAGATTCTTCCTCCCGGAAAAATACTTCTTATCGCGTTTTCCAGCGTTCCCCCCCGACACGCCGCAGGTCCTCTGTTTGATAGTTGTGCCTTATTTTCTATTAAAGTATCCGGATTAAATGGTTCCGCGTAAACCTCTCCGTCAAAACAAATTACCCCCGCGCCATCCGCTACCGGACTTTCGTCTATCGCTTTTTTTAAAGTGATCAGGAAATCAAGTTGCGGTTTTGCAGCTTCGTCAACTATTGTAAAAATCCCGCGCGCCAAAAGGTCGCAAAGCAGCTTAACGGCTTCTTCGTTTTTAGGGTTGATATCCCCGAAAAGCACAGTCGTATTAAGCGCTTCTTCGACAAATTCTTCCGGACTGAAAACAATTTTTGCCTCGGAAATTCCGTGCAAAAAATGCATTACATTATCGGGAATTTCATCCGATAATCCTTCCGGGATAAATATATTTTTTATTCTTGGCCTTATGGTCAACCTGTCTTCCTCCTGCTGAATTCCGTACGAGTTAAGAAACCCCGTAATCATGTAATAGTTTTTTTCGCCAAAAACAATGCTTACCTCTTTTTCTCCGGGATAAACAGTTTCATTTATCAGGCTTTCCCAGGCCGCAAGCACTCTTTTTATGTCTTTACATTTTTTGATCCCGACAATCTTTCTTACTCTGCCGGTGTCTGCAATGAGCCTCGTAAGACTAGATTGATGACTGTAGTACTGCCGCACCGCAGTCGTTTGCCGGTTTATTATTCCTAAAATTATTTCTCGGGCATTGTCCACACTGCTTACCCTTTTAATAATTTCAAATTCCCATTTACTGATCAATCCGTTCGCCAGCATTTTTTCTATTATATCGTAGCTTTCTCTGTCAAACATTTTCTTTCCTCCTTTTTTTGTTCTTTTCTCCATTAATCCGACTTTTCATAGGTTTTTAGGGTACAACTCCTCAAAATCAGATATTTTAATATATCAGATATACAGACTATTGTCAATTATAATCTATGGTAAAAATATGATGACGTTTCCGGTCAGTGGACTACATTTTACAAAGTTGATCTTGTCACCACGGGCGGGCGCGAGGAAGGATATAAAACTTATTCCTTTATAAAAAATATCGCGCTCGGCGAATGGCGCGTGAATGTGGAGACCGCTGATCACAAGGTCATCGGCCGCTTGCGTTTTAACGTGATCCGAGTAGATTCCGAACCGGCCTTAAAAAGTGAGGTTTTGGACTAAATGAAATGTTTTTGACATTTCAAGCAAAAAAAATCCGAAGTCTTGAAAAACTCCGGTCGTTTTTAATATTTTGACTTAATTTGATTTGACTCGATTTATTCTTTATTTTTTATTTCCTCCTGTTTTTTTAATTCTATGATTTAATATTTTGTTCCGATAGTAATAATTGTTTATTGTTCTTGTTAAATAATGTGTTTTATGGTAGTATTTTAATATAAAAAAATAAACATATTATGATTAATGATAAAATAGTATCTACAAAAGTAATTTTAGGTATAATGGTTTTGGTTGCCCTAGGTGTAATAACATATTATTTTATTATGCTTAAAAAAAACCCGCCGATAGCGGTAAAACCTACTCCCAGTACTGCAATAGTACCATCAATAAGTCCGGCATTGACCCCAACACCGAGTATTGATATTTCCGAGTGGAAGACTTATACAAATGAAAAATATGGGTTTGAAATAAAATACCCGGAAGATACGACAGTTGCTGAAAATTTTAACATGGGGATTATAAAAAATCCTTTTGGTGTAAGTTTTTTAAAACAAAACCAGACTGATACTGATATATTTTATTCTTTGTATATAATTGATAAAAATCAGCCTCGAGAAATGCAAAATTTTTTTGACAATTCAGAAGTTTATAAAAAAAATGATGAAGTTAAAACAATTACTATAGATAATATGGAATGGAAAAGTTATGATTATACGGGCGGAGAAGGCGGTCCGGAACCGTTACATTTTATTTTAAATACCGATAATTTAATATTTGAGATTATTTCATCCGACGATTCATATTCAAATGTTATCAAAACCCTTTCCACATTTAGACTCTCAAAGTAATGGTGGACTTTAAAATGATAAAAATTCCCTGCCAAGTTTTTGACAGGGATTTATTTTTGTATTTTAGAGATTTTACTGTTTTTAGCTTATAGAATATCCTCCTGCTTCCTATAGGGCATTATTGATTTGTTTTTCCTTTAATTGTATTCGTAGTTTAATTTCATCGGATCTATGAAATATTCCTCCGAAAATATAGGATCTGTTTTGCAATGATTGCCTGGTTCTTTATACAGATTATTTTTGGGAAGAGCTCCTCTTTGGGCATATTTACTGTATCCGCTATTCCTAACTCCAAAGTGGAGATGATCCGAACCATCAATATCCGCTATTGTTGCAATTTTATCTTTTTTGGCTACTTTGGCTTTTTCCTTTACGAGAGCATTGACATGTATATAGGTCGTCGTAAATTTACTGTTGTCGGGAGCGGTATGCTCAATTACAATACCTTCGGCCCATCCGAGTCCGGCATTATAAACTACTTTAACAACGCCATCATAGGAAACAAGGACATCATCGCCGAGCTTCGCGTTTAAGTCTACGCCTGTATGACTTTTCCAATCTGAACCGCATTTTGAATCTTTTAAACCTTTTTTACTTTCAACTATCCAATCATCACCAAACGCAAAACCGTTAACATATGACTTCTCTTTAAGTGGCCATTGCAAGACTGGTATTAATGCCGCTGGCATATAAATCACGAAGTCAGCTGCTAAGATATCGTTTCCTCCAAACTCTTGCCATGGACCTTTGTTTCCATTTACATCTACTGCTCTTGCTCGCCAGTGGTAATCAGCATCTATCAAGTCATTTACTGTGATAGCAACTTCACTCCCGCTTGGAACAAGAATACTTTCTTTTATTCCCGATTGGGTTTCATCGAATTGCCCTCCGTATTCATCCAGCCGTCTCAGTTCTATTTGCAGCTTCACTTGATCTTTGTCTGAATCACTTATTGCACCTTTAAATACAACGGTTCTTACGTTTGTCGTATAACCTGTAGTTATTACAGTGGTTCCGTCGGATTTGAATTGGCTTAATTCGGATGGTTTGTCAGGAGTTGATTCAATGGTAATTTTCTGGCTTGCTTTATTGTTATCCTCTTTGGATTCATCGATTAGATTATCCGGATCAATTTTTACATATATATTATGTATACCAACTTCTCCGGCTGTGTCCCACGCAATGGATTTAACTACATTTTCCTCTTTATTGATTCCGTGTATCACCGACGAAAGTATGAGCTCGCTGCCAGTGTCAGGATTACCATCGTAAAAATCCAAAGTTACATCGGAACTTACAGAACTGCCGAAATTACGAATGCTCGCCTGAATTTCTATAATATCTCCTTCGGTAGGATTATTATTGCTGAAAGTAATATCTCCCGGCATAATAATAAAATCCGGCTTTGACGGATTTGAAGGAATAAGATAGAGATTGCCGGTTACTAAAGCCGTAATATCATTATAATCGCGATCTCCGCCATTCCACATATCTTCAAATCCCATTCTCAATGTTTGGGAATTTATGTCGGTAATGGCCGCATGCACCGTATTATCAGGATTTCTTGATGCTGGTCCGCTTAAGAAAGTGCCGTCCGGACTTTTTATGAAGAAAACCAGCTCAGTGTACTTCGAGAATGTCCCAATATCAATCTTTGTTCCTGGAATTGTTGAATGCCCCCAGAATAATTCTCGATAAGCTGGGTCATACAAGCCGAACAAATTATTATATCCGGCGTCTGATCCTTCAAAAGTTACCGCGATATTACTGTCTTCCGAGAGCACGATTGCTTTTGCTTCGGGATACAATGCTGCTTGAGCGGAAAAGCTTGTGGCAATCAGAATTAATATCGCTAATCCTGCAAATTTTATGATTTCTTCCGCTGTTGTTGATTTTACAGTTTGTTCAAATCTTTTTCTTGTCATTAATTATCACTTTGTCCTTATTTTATCTTTTATTCCCGTGTCGATACGAAAGAAACCTATTAGATTCCCCATTTTTTGATTTTTAATTGTAATGTGCATTACGCTCCCTTTTATCACTTTTTATTTAAGTGAACCTATGTAGATTAGTGCATCTTTGCTAATTTGTCAACGATAACATGAAAATTAAATATCTCATTGGAATATAAAAAAATATCGCCCCCGGCGAATGGCGCGTAAACGTGGAAACATCCGACCACAAACTCATCGGCCGTTTGCGTTTTAATGTGATCCAAGCGAATACCGAACCGGCCTTAAAAACTGAGGTTTTGGATTAAACATATTCGCCAAGGCAATAAAAAAAACAAAAAAAGCCGCATGTTTATATTATGCGGTTTAAAAACTAAAGGTTTAAAATTGCTTCGTGGATTTTTTTAGCTAATTCTCTATAATAAACGCCGACTTGATCAAGCTTGGTAAAAAAACACGGCAAATAGATTAAAGTCGTTCCATTACCTCTAAGCATCGCGTTTATACCGAGTTCCTTTTCCAGCTCAGTTCGAAAATCTGTACGATAAATGATAGCTTTACCGATAGATGTAATAGCCATTCCATATTCAACGCAAGTACCGCTATCGGAATCAGGTCCGTCAGCATTACCGACAAAAATATTTTGAGGGCTTGAACAAGCAATCCTGCAACTTTCAGCTATAGCTTTGGTATTGAAGCTTTTTCCATCAAACGCTTTAAGCGCCTCTCTTTGAGGGAGTATTACTTCGTAACCCAATACTTTCAAATATTTTTCAAGGAGCAACTGGTGAAGTCGTTCTCCGGCGTTAAAAAGCCCTCCGGCCAGATATATTTTTCTTTTCATTATTTTCCTCCTGTTCTTTTCGATTTCTATTTTGAAACAACAGAACTACGTATAGTATAAATAGATATTGCTTTTTGTCAAACTTGGCCTTATTAAATTCTCGGCCGCTTGCGTTTTAACGTGATCCGGGTAGATTCCGAACCACGTACCATTCGATACGTGGCAATGCCGGTTTTAAAAACTGAGGTTTTGGATTAAAGAAAAGTGCATATTAAAAGCAAGCCAATTCGTTTTTGAGTGCATTTGGTGAAACCCATGCAATCAAAAATAATTGGCGAGTTTTACTGATCAAAATATCTTTTTTACAACCCCATTTTTGCCAAAAACTCTTCCCGCTCTTTGCCCACAAGTATCCAATAACCCCCGCTTTTTAGTTCGCCCAGCTTGATATTCATAATCCTGACTCTGTTGAGATCCAAGACCTCGTATTCCAGCGCCGCACACATCCGCCTGATCTGCCTTTTTTTGCCCTCGGTCAAAATTATGGAAAAAGAAAATTTATCCAATTTTTTCAAAACGCATTTTTGCGTGACATAGCCGTCATCCAGTTTTACCCCTTGCTCCATTCGGCTGATAAAATCCCGGCTAACCGGCTTATTGACCCTAACCTCGTATTCTTTTTCGTGGCGTTCAATCGGGTTCAATAATTTATCCGTGATCCGGCCGTCATTGGTAAGCATGATCAAGCCCCTTGAATCCTTATCCAGCCTGCCCAAAGGAAAAACTTTGTATTTGAGTTTTAAAATATCGGCGATGCTCGTTTCGCCTTTTTGCGGACTGTGCGTGATTATTCCTTCCGGCTTATTAAAAGCGATATAGACCAGCTCTTTCATTTTTCCGCCCACTTCCACCCTGTCGCCCTCGCGCACCATTGCTCCCAGCTCGGCTTTTTGGCCATTCACTTTTACTTTTCCTTGCCTGATCAGCTCGTCGGCTTCCCGGCGGCTCGCGATCTTCTTATCGGCTAAATATTTATTTATTCTTATGGGAAATAACATTTCTTTTATATTAATCAGTAAAATATTATTAATCTTATCTTATAGCTTTGCTGTCCGCTTGTCAAAAAAATTTATTTTATGGCAATAAAAAACTTATCCCCAATTTAGACGTTGACGATGGCTTTTTTTTTTATGGTAATATTACCAGCATTGGAGGAAATTTAAAAATGTAGCACACTAAAATAAAAAAAGCGCAAAAAGCGCAAAGAAGACTGGGGAAATTGAACGCAGAAAAACAAAAAACGAAAATAAATCAAGAAGTGATTAGAAATGAGGAAAATGAGTTTAGCAGTCATTGGACTGCTGATAGTGGCAATGTTTGCCGCAATAGCGCCAGTGGAAGCAAGAATACCTCCAAGCGGTAGTTACTATGACCGAGAGGCGATAATTCGTGAAGCATACTTTGCCGTAATGGGCGATGTTAATGCTTTCCCAGGAACGACACAACAACTGGGTAAGTGGAACTTTATGGATTTTGACAGGCCAGCACAGACTCGAACAATCAACGAATTGGGAGGAGTCTATTATGCAGGAGAGACAACACCAATAATAGATGGCTGGGTCAAATACGGTTTCAATAATAGTATAGGCAGAGGAGGGCAATGTTTGTTCTTTGTAAATCTGCTTCTATACAGATCGGAAGCTGATAGAACGGCGGGTAAATTTAATTCGTGGTCATATGATATTTATCCATATGCCACAGAAATGACTAACGATAGACCATGGCCCGGGGATATAATATTCAAACCTGCGGACTCGACCTCGCAACATATAGCCATCGTAGTTTCCAGGAGCGGAGACAATGTGGGTGTGATAGAATCAAATGGCGTTGGAATAAGCGAAGCTATTTCGCACAAAATTACAACAATTCCAACACTAAGAAATAAAGGATATAAGGTATTCACAAATGTGAATTACTACAACAATAATTACTACAGCAACCACTATCCTTCATAAGGATTAAACAACACAAATGTAAAGGGCAGATTATTTTTAAACTGCCCTCTTTTATTTTTAAAACTAATAAGTATTAAGATGAAAAGAAGAAATAATAATATCAAATACTGGTTTGTTGCCGAATTGTCGATTTTTACCATCCACACGAAGATAATTATCCGTGCTAAATTTAATAACATGATCATTCTTTAAAATAACAACTTTATAATTTTCCATCAGAGTAATGCCCGAACTGGAAGTAGATTTTGAAAAAACAACCCTTCCTCCGTAAGCGTCAAGTCCGCTGATTTTAAAATAAGTAAAATTGTTTTTAACGAGAGATGAGTATACTTCTTGAAGTTCTTTGTTATAAAAAGAATCCGGGGACGTATAATCCGTTGAAAGTTCTTTATAAAATGCTTCTTCGGCTGTTTTGTAATTTTCAGTATTTTTTTTAACTGTAATATGTGTTGATGGGTTATCTCGTGTATCGCAAGTATCAGGTATGCCATTATAACCCGTGCGGATGTTTAGATTTAATTCTGCTTTTATAACATCTTGAGATTTTAAGGTATCGTCGCATACATTCACATATTCCGGATACTTAAAACTAAAACCAAATTTATCATTTCGATATTCTTTCCAATTAAAAGTCACCAAATTTTGTAGATTTTCTACGTTTTCATTTTGGTTGATTTGCTCTTGTTTTAAATCTGAAATATCTTTTTTAATACCTAAATTTTGCTTGCTTAAATTAGAATACAAAAAGATATTACTAATAAGAAAGACAATAATTACAGAAACTAAAAAATAATTTATTTTATTCATTTTATAAAATTTATTTACTTAGTAATTTCAGTTTATCATTTAAGCCGCTAATAGTCAAAATTTTTCGCGCAAAACAAAAAGCGAGGAAAATTCCCCCGCCTTTCTTTGTCTTAAATTTTTGTCATTGGAAATTTGCTTGCCTCGCCGAAGCTTTGATGCGAAGGCGGGTCATTTGTCATTTCATTTTACATCCCCATTCCCATACCGCCCATTCCACCCATACCGCCCATCGGTCCGCCAGCTGGCGGATTCTTCTCGGGAATATCGGTCACCACCGCTTCGGTGGTCAGGAACATCGCCGCCATCGACGCGGCATTTTCAAGAGCCGTTCTGGTTACTTTCACGGGGTCAATAATTCCAGCCGCGATCATATCAGGTACAATTTTATTGGTAATAGCATTATAGCCATCATTTTGTAGTTTTGATTTCTTGATAGCGTCGGCAATTACAGGACCTTCTTCTTTGCCGGCATTTTGCACAATTTGTCTCAATGGCTCCTCTAGCGCTCTTAATAAAATATTGAAGCCGGCATTGAATTCAACCGCTATGTCTTGGCTCGGAACATTGACTTTATTTTTAGAAAATCTATCACGAACCGCAACGCTTGCTTTTAACAATGCGGTTCCTCCGCCGGAAACAATTCCTTCCGCCACGGCCGCTTTTGTCGCCGCCAAAGCATCTTCAACTTTATGTTTTTTATAAGTCAGTTCGGCTTCAGTCGCCGCTCCCACTTTGATCACCGCGACTCCGCCGGTAAGCTTCGCCAGGCGCTCTTGCAATTTCTCTTTATCAAAGCTGGAGGTGTTTTGGGCGATCTCGGTTTTGATCTGGGAAATTCTTTTGTCAATTTCCGCTTTGCCGCCTTTGCCGCCGACAATGATCGTATTGTCTTTGGTCGCGATTATTTTTGCCGCGCTGCCAAGCTCGTTCAAGCCCGCATTTTCAAGCTTCAATCCCAGATCTTCCGTAATCACCGTGCCGCGAGTAAGGACCGCGATATCAGCCAGCATTTCTTTTCTCCGATCGCCAAACCCGGGAGCTTTTATCGCGAGCGTATTAAATGTTCCTCTTAATTTATTCACCACCAAAGTGGCCAGCGCTTCGCCGTCAATTTCATCGGCAATAATTACCAATTCTTTTTTGCCTGATTTGGCAATTTTTTCCAATAACGGCAAAATATCGCTAACGGCGGAGATTTTCTTGTCAGTGATCAAGATTAAAGGATCTCTATACTCGGCTTCCATTTTCTCAGCATTAGTGATCATATATGGAGAAATATATCCTTTGTCAAACTGCATGCCTTCCACTACTTTTGTCTCAATGCCGAATGTCTGGGATTCTTCGACGGTGATCGGCGCTTCATGACCGACTTCCTTGATCACTTGCGCGATTTTTTTGCCAATAACCGCATCCTCCGCCGAGATCGTCGCGACTTGTTCCATTTCCGCTTCAGTGGAAATTTTCTTTTTCATTTTTCCCAATTCTTCAACCGCTGCTTGAGTTGCCGCTTCAATCCCATGCCGAAGCCCTACCGGATTCACTCCCATTGATACGAATTTCATTCCTTCATTAATGATTGCTTGCGCCAAAAGAGTGGCGGTAGTCGTGCCATCGCCAGCCACATCATTGGTTTTGGAAGCGACTTCTTTTACCAGCTGCGCGCCGATATTTTCGAATTTGTCTTCGAGGTCAATCTCTTTCGCAATAGAAACTCCATCATTGGTAATGGTCGGGGTTCCGTAGCTTTTGTCGAGCACCACATTGCGGCCTTTGGGCCCCAAAGTCACTTTGACGGCATCGGCTAATTTATCAATACCGGCTTTTATCTTGGACCTGGCTTCATCGCCAAATTTTATTTGTTTTGCCATAAATTTAAATTTATTAATTTATTATTACACTAAGATCGCAAGCAAGTCTTCTTCTTTGACAACCAAATATTCTTTTCCTTCAATTTTCACTTCGGTCGGCGAATAGCGGGAAAAAAGCACCTTGTCGCCCACTTTTACTTCCATTTTCGCGCGCGTTCCATCTTTTAACAAGCGCCCTGTACCCACGGCAACAACCTTGCCCTGTTCAGGTTTTTCTTTCTCTACTGTGCCGGGCAGAATAATTCCCGATTTTGTGGTCTCTTCCGGAGAAATTTGCTCCAGCACCACCCTATCTCCCAATGGTTTGATATTCATCATATTTTTATAAATTAAAAGATTAAAAATGGCTAAACTGTAATCATTAAGTCTAACCAAAAACACTGATTATTTAATATCTGTTTGTTAATGGACATCTATTATATTAACAGACCGGCGGTTGTTGTCAAGACAATCCGCATAAGAAACAAAATTGCACAGTTCTATACAAATGTGAAGTTG of bacterium contains these proteins:
- a CDS encoding nucleoside 2-deoxyribosyltransferase, which gives rise to MKRKIYLAGGLFNAGERLHQLLLEKYLKVLGYEVILPQREALKAFDGKSFNTKAIAESCRIACSSPQNIFVGNADGPDSDSGTCVEYGMAITSIGKAIIYRTDFRTELEKELGINAMLRGNGTTLIYLPCFFTKLDQVGVYYRELAKKIHEAILNL
- a CDS encoding CHAP domain-containing protein; this encodes MSLAVIGLLIVAMFAAIAPVEARIPPSGSYYDREAIIREAYFAVMGDVNAFPGTTQQLGKWNFMDFDRPAQTRTINELGGVYYAGETTPIIDGWVKYGFNNSIGRGGQCLFFVNLLLYRSEADRTAGKFNSWSYDIYPYATEMTNDRPWPGDIIFKPADSTSQHIAIVVSRSGDNVGVIESNGVGISEAISHKITTIPTLRNKGYKVFTNVNYYNNNYYSNHYPS
- the groES gene encoding co-chaperone GroES, producing MNIKPLGDRVVLEQISPEETTKSGIILPGTVEKEKPEQGKVVAVGTGRLLKDGTRAKMEVKVGDKVLFSRYSPTEVKIEGKEYLVVKEEDLLAILV
- the groL gene encoding chaperonin GroEL (60 kDa chaperone family; promotes refolding of misfolded polypeptides especially under stressful conditions; forms two stacked rings of heptamers to form a barrel-shaped 14mer; ends can be capped by GroES; misfolded proteins enter the barrel where they are refolded when GroES binds), with product MAKQIKFGDEARSKIKAGIDKLADAVKVTLGPKGRNVVLDKSYGTPTITNDGVSIAKEIDLEDKFENIGAQLVKEVASKTNDVAGDGTTTATLLAQAIINEGMKFVSMGVNPVGLRHGIEAATQAAVEELGKMKKKISTEAEMEQVATISAEDAVIGKKIAQVIKEVGHEAPITVEESQTFGIETKVVEGMQFDKGYISPYMITNAEKMEAEYRDPLILITDKKISAVSDILPLLEKIAKSGKKELVIIADEIDGEALATLVVNKLRGTFNTLAIKAPGFGDRRKEMLADIAVLTRGTVITEDLGLKLENAGLNELGSAAKIIATKDNTIIVGGKGGKAEIDKRISQIKTEIAQNTSSFDKEKLQERLAKLTGGVAVIKVGAATEAELTYKKHKVEDALAATKAAVAEGIVSGGGTALLKASVAVRDRFSKNKVNVPSQDIAVEFNAGFNILLRALEEPLRQIVQNAGKEEGPVIADAIKKSKLQNDGYNAITNKIVPDMIAAGIIDPVKVTRTALENAASMAAMFLTTEAVVTDIPEKNPPAGGPMGGMGGMGGMGMGM
- a CDS encoding CARDB domain-containing protein, producing MTRKRFEQTVKSTTAEEIIKFAGLAILILIATSFSAQAALYPEAKAIVLSEDSNIAVTFEGSDAGYNNLFGLYDPAYRELFWGHSTIPGTKIDIGTFSKYTELVFFIKSPDGTFLSGPASRNPDNTVHAAITDINSQTLRMGFEDMWNGGDRDYNDITALVTGNLYLIPSNPSKPDFIIMPGDITFSNNNPTEGDIIEIQASIRNFGSSVSSDVTLDFYDGNPDTGSELILSSVIHGINKEENVVKSIAWDTAGEVGIHNIYVKIDPDNLIDESKEDNNKASQKITIESTPDKPSELSQFKSDGTTVITTGYTTNVRTVVFKGAISDSDKDQVKLQIELRRLDEYGGQFDETQSGIKESILVPSGSEVAITVNDLIDADYHWRARAVDVNGNKGPWQEFGGNDILAADFVIYMPAALIPVLQWPLKEKSYVNGFAFGDDWIVESKKGLKDSKCGSDWKSHTGVDLNAKLGDDVLVSYDGVVKVVYNAGLGWAEGIVIEHTAPDNSKFTTTYIHVNALVKEKAKVAKKDKIATIADIDGSDHLHFGVRNSGYSKYAQRGALPKNNLYKEPGNHCKTDPIFSEEYFIDPMKLNYEYN
- a CDS encoding pseudouridine synthase, which codes for MLFPIRINKYLADKKIASRREADELIRQGKVKVNGQKAELGAMVREGDRVEVGGKMKELVYIAFNKPEGIITHSPQKGETSIADILKLKYKVFPLGRLDKDSRGLIMLTNDGRITDKLLNPIERHEKEYEVRVNKPVSRDFISRMEQGVKLDDGYVTQKCVLKKLDKFSFSIILTEGKKRQIRRMCAALEYEVLDLNRVRIMNIKLGELKSGGYWILVGKEREEFLAKMGL
- a CDS encoding ATP-binding cassette domain-containing protein; its protein translation is MIKVESLVKKYGEVAALNGVSFEMKEGEVVGILGPNGAGKTTLLRILVTFLKADDGEVLIDGLDISDFTNHENIKSKIGYLPEHAPLYEDLTVREYLEFVGKMQGIPENDLDERILYVLKKCGLKEKKNSEISTLSKGYRQRTGIAQALIHDPKIVILDEPTTGLDPNQRIEIRDLIKEIGKSKTVILSSHVLSEVQATCSRVLIINKGRIVADGTPEDLIKEEKGKTIINIEVEKITPELIAKLKSLNGVKKVKSEGNKIVVETSVENDIRKDVASLVVGEGAGLLDFVRKQTDLEDVFINLTKN